The following is a genomic window from Verrucomicrobiia bacterium.
GTACCTTGGGGCGGTGGGGGGGACGAACTGGCTGCGGCTGGAGACCATTCCGGCGGCGGGGAGCAACCGGTGGGTGGAACTGCTGCAACCGGTGCAATCCCCGCAGCGCTTCTACCGCCTGGGTGTCACCCTGCCCAATCCCTAAGCCGGCGGCGGTGTCGCCCACTGGCCATGAGCGCGTGCTGTCCTTCCCTTTCGGGCTGGACAGACGGGCGGCAACCGCTTATTGGTAATACCACAAAAACTAAACCACACTTATGATGAAAACGAATCGTCGGCAATTTGTGCAAACCACCGCCCTGGCCGCGGCGGCCCTGAGCGTGGCCCCGCAGGTTTGGGGGGCGGCCCGGAAGAAGCTTCCCATTGCGTTGCAGCTTTATTCGGTGCGGCAGGACTGCGGCAAGGATTTCGACGCCGCCTTGGAGCGCGTCGCCAAAATGGGCTTCGATGGGGTGGAGTTTGCCGGCTATCACACCTACGGCGGCAAACCCAAGGAGCTGCGCAAGCGGCTGGATGATCTGGGCTTGAAGGTGGCCGCCACCCACATCGGCACGGGCAGTTTCCGCGGCGACAACCTCCAGAAGACCATCGAGTTCCACCAGATCATCGGCTGCAAGTTCCTCATTGTGCCGGGCGATGGTGACTTTACCAACCCCGAAAAGTGCAAGCCGCTGGCCGATTTGTTCAATCAAACCGCCGAGAAGTTGAAACCCTTGAACATGTATTGCGGCTACCACAATCACACGGCGGAATTCAAAAAATTCGGTGACACCACCTTCTGGGACTTCTTTGCCGCCAACACGAGCAAGGACGTGGTCTTGCAGCAGGACTGCGGCTGGACCGCGGCGGCCAAGCTCGATCCGGTGGAGATGATGAAAAAATATCCGGGCCGGATGAAATCCACGCACTTCAAACCCACCGTGGTGGGCAACGAGCCGGGCAAAAAGGCATTCATCGGGCAGGACTCGGTGGATTGGAAAGCCGTGATTGCGGCCTGCATCGAATTTGGCGGATCAGAGTGGATCACCCTCGAGCAGGAAGCCTATCCGGACGGCAAATCCCCCATGGAAGCCACGGAGATTTCCTTCAAGGCGCTGAAGGCCATGGTGGGCTGATTGTCCCGCAAATAACTTCGGACAACGGCATGCCGAAAAATGCGGCATGCCGTTTGTCTTTTTTACAATCCCGGGCAATTTATCATGGAAGCGCCGCCGGGTCAGGGAAGCGGCACAAGCCATCATTTTGGGACAAATTCTTATTTGCTAATCATTATCATTTGATACACTTTACCATCGCTGTGTGATGCAAATAGCGAGTAAAGAGCAGGCGCATGCGCGCTTTCTGGCCCTCTTGCGCCAGGCCGGTCTCCCGGTGACCACCCAACGGCGGGCGGTTTTCGAGGCCATGCTGGAGCGACAGGATCATCCCACCGCGGAGCAGGTTTATCAGGTGGTGCTCCAAAAGCTGCCCCACATCTCGCGCATGACCGTGCATCGCATCCTCAACACCTTTGTGGCACTGGGCGTGGTGGATAAAACCTGCCATCCCGGTTCGGCGGCCCGTTTCGATTCCAAGACCCATCCTCACCATCACCTGGTGTGTCTGGATTGCGGGGCCATCATGGACGTGGAGGATCCGCGGCTCGATCGCATGCCCCGGCCGCGCATTCCCGCCGGCGATTTTGTCATCGAAGATTACCAGGTCCAGTTTCGCGGCCGTTGTGCCCGCTGCCAGCAAAAGGCCCGAGCCCTTCAGCGACGGCCCAGAATCAACGCTTCCGCGGCGCCGCCGCGAAATGCTGGATCAACAACCTGAACCCAAAGAACCAAGAAAGGAAACCCAGCCATGAGTAATCAGAGCCAGTGCCCCTTCTCGGGCAAAACCATGAAATCCTATGCCGGCGCCGGCACCACCAATCGCGACTGGTGGCCGCATCAGTTGCGGTTGGAATTGCTGCACCAGCACTCGAGCAAGTCCAATCCAATGGACAAGGACTTCAACTACGCCAAGGAATTCCAGAGCCTGGATTATTGGGCGTTGAAGAAGGACCTGGCAGCCTTGATGACCGATTCCCAGGACTGGTGGCCGGCGGACTTTGGCCACTATGGCCCGTTGTTTATTCGCATGGCCTGGCACAGCGCCGGCACCTATCGCATTGGCGATGGCCGCGGCGGGGCGGGGCGGGGCCAGCAGCGCTTTGCGCCGCTCAATAGCTGGCCGGACAACGTGAATCTCGACAAGGCGCGCCGCCTGCTGTGGCCCATCAAGCAAAAATACGGGCGTAAAATTTCCTGGGCTGATTTGATGATTCTGGCCGGCAATGTGGCGCTCGAAACGATGGGATTCAAAACCTTCGGCTTTGCTGGCGGACGCGAAGATGTCTGGGAGCCGGATCAGGATGTCTATTGGGGATCTGAAAAAACCTGGCTCGGTGACGAGCGTTATTCCGGCGACCGACAGTTGGAAAATCCTCTGGCCGCCGTGCAGATGGGATTGATTTATGTCAACCCGGAAGGGCCCAATGGCAACCCGGATCCCGTGGCGGCGGCCCGGGACATTCGCGAAACCTTCGCCCGCATGGCGATGAATGACGAGGAGACCGTGGCGTTGATCGCGGGCGGACATACTTTTGGCAAGACCCACGGGGCCGGGCCGGCCTCGCACGTCGGGCCGGAGCCGGAGGCGGCGCCGCTGGAGGAACAGGGGTTGGGATGGAAGAGCACCTTTGGCACCGGCAAGGGGCCTGACACCATCACCAGCGGTTTGGAGGTGACCTGGACCACCACGCCCACAAAGTGGAGCACCAACTTCTTTTGGAATCTGTTTAACTACGAATGGGAGCTGACCAAAAGCCCGGCCGGTGCCTGGCAGTGGCGGCCCAAGGGTGGAGCGGGGGAGGGCACCGTGCCCGATGCGCATGATCCCAACAAACGGCATGCGCCGGCCATGCTTACCACGGATCTGGCCCTGCGTTATGATCCTGTGTACGAAAAGATTTCCCGCCGCTTCATGGAAAACCCGGACCAGTTCGCCGAGGCCTTTGCGCGGGCGTGGTTCAAGCTGACGCATCGCGACATGGGCCCGCGTGCGCGCTACCTCGGCCCGGAGGTGCCCAAGGAGGAGTTGATCTGGCAGGATCCCATCCCGCCGGTAAATCATCCGCTGGTGGACGCCCAGGACATTGCCGCGCTCAAGGCCAAAATCCTGGCCTCCGGCCTTGCCATCTCCGAGCTCGTGTACACCGCCTGGTCCTCCGCCTCCACCTTCCGCGGCTCCGACAAGCGCGGCGGCGCCAATGGTGCGCGCATCCGGCTGGCGCCGCAGAAGGATTGGGAGGTCAACCAGCCGCAACAACTGGCCAAAGTCCTGGCCGCCTTGCAGCGCATTCAGGAGGAGTTCAACCGCACGGCGCAGGGCGGCAAGCGCGTATCGCTGGCCGACTTGATTGTGCTGGGCGGCTGCGCCGCCATCGAGGAGGCAGCGAAAAAGGCCGGCCATACAGTTACGGTGCCCTTTGCCCCGGGACGCATGGATGCCCTGGCAGAGCAGACCGACGCCGCCTCCTTTGCCGTGCTGGAGCCGCTGGCCGATGGCTTCCGGAATTACCTGAAGGCCAAATACGCCGTCCCGGCCGAGGCGCTTTTGGTGGACAAGGCGCAATTGCTGACCCTCACGGCACCCGAAATGACCGTGCTGGTGGGCGGGATGCGGGCCTTAAATGCCAATTACGGTGGCACCCGCCACGGCGTTTTCACCTCCCGCCCGGGCACGCTGACCAACGACTTCTTCGTCAACCTGCTCGACATGCGGACGGAATGGAAACCCACCTCGCCCGAGGCGGAGTTGTTTGAGGGCCGCGATCGCAAGACGGGCGAGCTAAAGTGGACCGCCACGCGCGTGGATCTGGTCTTCGGTTCCAATTCCCAACTGCGGGCCATCGCTGAAGTTTATGGGTGCGCCGATTCCCAGGAGAAGTTTGTGCGAGATTTCATCGCCGCCTGGAACAAGGTCATGAATCTGGATCGTTTCGACCTGCTCCAATAAGCGGCGCCAGGCCGTAGATTGCAGGCGGCGGGCGGAGTTGACCGGCAAGGTTAAACCCGCCCGCCGTTTTCCTTTTCCAGCCACGCCATAAAATGGAGGGAGCGGTCAAAAAACCACGTGGCGGGTGGGGGATAAAGGTGCAATTGGCGCAGGCAGGTGACCGGGCGTAGGCGGAGTTCAGCCCAGGCGGCCTGCCAGCGGCCCCAGGGCCAATAATGATAGGGCAGGGCCACGCCATGACGGGCGTTGCCCACCCAGTCCATGAAGCGCAAGGTGGGTCCCGCCAGCCAGCCTTCCAGGCAGTGGTCTTTAATGAGAAGACCCCGGCGTGCCACACGCACGGCCTCACGCAATAAAATCATCGGGTCTTCCGTATGATGGAGCACGTCCACAAACAGGGCCACGTCATACTGGCCGTCGGCGCAGGGGATGCGTCGGCCGTCGAAGGCCTTTACGGAAATGTAGGTTTGCGGACGGATCAGCACATCCAACCCCTCAATCCGTACGTCGGGGCGTTGGTCTAAAATGGCGCGGGCCACCCGGCCGTCGCCACAGCCAATGTCCAACACCGTCGCCCCGTGGGGCAACAGCGCGGCCAGATGCCCGGCGAGCACGCGCACCCGACGTGCAAAAACCAGGCGCCCGTGCAATGTGTCCAGACAGCTCATCGGCGTTTAAGGCCCAGCACGCTCAGGAAAAAGCTGGAAAATATGGTTTGGATGCCCAGCACCAGGGCCAGCAGCGCCGGGATGATGGTGCGCAAAGTCTCGGTGGGCTGCAGCGGCCCAAAGTGCGTCTGGCCCCAGCTCCAGACGGCATAGGCGGAGCCTCCCAGCCCGAGCAGGGTCAGCACCAGACCGGCGGTCAGCCCCACCTCCAACGTGATGATGCGGTAGAGCTTTTCCAGTCGGGCGTCGGGCGGCAGCAAGCCCTCGCTGATGGCAAAAACCTTGGTGAATACGGCAAACAGCACCGCTTGATACCCCATGAGCACCATCATCGCCGCATACAGCAGCGTATGCACATCAAAGGTCACACTGCCCACCGTGCGCGGGCCGGGCAGCAGCCAGGCCATGAGCAGCACGCCCAACAACATCAACAGAGCACCGGGAATGAGAAACAGCCAGCGCGGACTGTAGAGCAGCATGAAGCGCAAGTGGCGCCAGCCATCCCGCCAGCGACGCAGGTGCGGCGGGCGGCCGCGGCCATCCGGCGACAGTGTGACGGGCACCTCGGTGATTTTAAGCCCCAGCAGGGCGGCCTTGACCACCATTTCACTGGCAAACTCCATGCCCGTGGTGCGCAGGGCCATGCGCTCGGCCGCCTCCCTGGTGAAGCCGCGCATGCCGCAATGAAAATCACGCGCGGGCGCCTTGAAAAACAACCGGCCCAGCCCCGTGAGCACGGGGTTGCCCAAATAACGATTGAGCCAGGGCATGGCGCCGGGCTGAATGCCGCCGCTGAAGCGGTTGCCCATGACCAGATCGTAGCCTTCGCGCAGTTTCTCGACAAACGGCCAGATGGCGGACCAGTCATAGCTGTCGTCGGAATCCGCCATGATCACATAACGTCCCCGGGCTGCCGCCATGGCCCCCATCAACGCCGCCCCATAGCCCCGCGTGGGCACGTCCACCACCCGCGCACCCAAATTGCGGGCAATATCCTGGGAACCGTCGGTGCTGCCGTTGTCGCCCACGATGATTTCCCCCGCCAGGCCGTGTCGCGCGAGCGCCGCCTGCGCTTTGCGGATGCAATGCCCCAGTGTTTTGGCCTCATTCAAGCAGGGCATGATGAGGCTGACTTCGGGCTGAGCATGGTTTTCGGTTGCATTCGGCACGGCCAGAAATATGGGTCACCTGCGGGCGGGTAGGCAAACAGGAAATGTGCCGTCAAGGCCGTGTTTAAGGCTTGCGCGGTTGGGGTGACCGTGTCAAATAGCGCCATGCAAAAACCATTACCTGAAGCTTCCATTACTTTGACGCGTCGTCGTTTTTTGTCCGGTGTGGGCGCTGCCACCGTGACCTTCAGCCTGGTGGCGCCCCGGTGGGTTTCCGCCGCTGAAGCCGGCCCCAAAATCAAGGTGGGGTTGATTGGCGCCGGCGGGCGGGGCCAATGGATTTTGAAATATTTCAAGGATCACGGCGGCTATGAGATCGCCGCTGTCTTTGATTATTTTGAGGACCGCGCCAAGGCCGCGGGCGACAAGTATCAAGTGCCGGAAAACATGCGGTTCAGCGGTCTCTACGGCTACCGCAAACTGTTGGAAAACGGGGTGGACGCCGTCATCATCCAATCCCCGCCTTATTTCCATCCCGAACAGGCCGCCGATGCGGTGGAGGCCGGCAAGCATGTGTACCTGGCCAAGCCGCTGGCCGTGGACGTGCCCGGCTGTCTTTCCATTGCCGCCAGCGGCCAGAAGGCCACCCAGAAGAAGCTGGCTTTTCTGGTGGACTTCCAGACCCGCGCCCATCCTTCCTACCAGCAGGCCATCAAGCTGGTGCATGAGGGCAAAATCGGCCGGATTGTCTGCGGCGAGGCCAATTATCAGTGCAGCTTGATGTTTGCCAGCATGGATGCGCGCTTTCGCAAGGACCCGAAGAATCCGGAGGAGCGGCTGCGCGCCTGGGCCATTGACCGGGTGCTGTCGGGCGACGTCATCACCGAACAGAACATCCACGCCCTGGATGTGGCCTCATGGGTTCTCAACGCGGAACCCATCAAGGCCTACGGTACCGGCGGCAAGGCGCGGCCTTTCCTGGGGGATTGTTGGGATCATTTCGCCTGCATCTTCTACTATCCGCAGGGGATCATCCTCAGCTTCAGCTCCAAACAGGTGGGCAAGGGGTGGGATGACATCCAATGCCGCATCTACGGCACGGAGGGCACGCTGGACACGCATTACGGCGGCCCCGTGCGATTGCACTGCGACGATGCCTACAATGGCGGCACCACCAACACCATTTATGAGCTGGGCGTGCAAAACAACGTGAAGACCTTTTACGACTGCATCGTCCAAGGCGACTTTTCCAACCCCACTGTGGCCCCCAGTGTGCGCAGCAATCTGGTGACCATTCTGGGCCGCACGGCGGCCTATAAGAACACTGAAGTCACCTGGGCGCAGATGATGAAAGCCCGCGAGAAGTGGACGTTTGATACCAAGGGCCTGAAGGCTTGAGCGTGACCCCGCCTCAGGCGGCCTGCTCCCCGCGGTACACCCGCGGCACGCGGTAACTGATGTTGGTGAGCACTTCCCACGGGATGGTGCCAAACCATCCGGCCAGTTGGGCGGCGGTGATTTCCTTGTTGCCCTGGCGGCCCAGCAGCACCACTTCTTCGCCGGCTTTCACCTGGGGCAGGGGGGTGACATCCACCAGCGTTTGATCCATGGTCACTCGGCCGAGCACGGGACACAGACGCCCTCTAATCAACATCGCCGCCCGCTGACTGGCGGCCCGCATGTAGCCATCGCCATAACCGCAGCCCACCACCGCCACCCGCATCGGCCGGGGCGTGATATAGGTGTGCCCGTAGCTCAACGGTGTGCCTTGGGGCACTTCCCGCACCAGCGTGACCCGGCTCTTCCATTGCAGCGCGGGCTTCAGGTGTCTGGCCAGGACGGAGGCGGGCCTGCGTTTGCCGGGGGGAATGATGCCATAGACCAACAGACCGGGACGAACCAGGTTGAAGTGCGCCTCCGGTTCCCACAAGACCCCCCCGCTATTGCAGGCGTGGACATACGGCACCACCACTCCGCCGGCCTCAATGGCCCGGAGAACCATGCTGAAACGCTCCCGCTGCTGCCGCGTGAACTCGGCATCGTCCTCGGCGGAGCTGAAATGAGTCATCAGCCCTGCCAGGCGCACACCGGGCAGCCGGGCGATGCTGCGCGCCAATTGCGCTGCTTCCTCCGGGCGTGCCCCCAGCCGCCCCATGCCGGTGTCCACTTTGAGATGCACTTCCACGGTCTTGTTCTGCCGCCGGGCCTCGCGGGAAAACGCGCGGGCTTCGGCCAGCGTGGAAAGGGTGGGCATGATGCCATCCCGCACGGCGATGGGAATTTCCTCGGGCAGACAGGCACCCAGCATCAGCACGGGCCAGCCCCGGCCGACCAGCCGCACACTGCGGGCCTCGGTCAGATTGGCCACCCCAAAAATGTCGGTGCCGCTTTGCATGAGCAGGGCGGCTATTTGTTTCAGCCCGTGCCCGTAGGCATCGGCTTTTACCACGGTGAGGATGCGGGTGTGCGGGCCGACGCGATGCCGCAGCCACGCCAGATTCGAGCGCAGGGCATCGAAATCCACTTCCGCCCAGCAACGGTAGGGCGCATTCATAAATCTTTGAGCACGCGCGGCGGCGGGGCTTTGGCAAAGCGCGCCTCGCGCAAATAAATGGGGGTCAGGACGCCAGCCTCCGTGACCGCCTCCGCCGAGGCGGCCAGTCGCGCCAGCTCCTTCGCCCGGGGATGCCATTCCATGGCGCCGGGACACCAGCCGGTAATGTCCGGCCCCCATACCTTGGCCCCGGCGGCCAACTGTCCGCGCACCGCATTCTGTGGGAGCAACTGGGGCGGATGAATTTCCTGCCAACCCGTCTCCGCCAGCCGATAACCCGCCCAACAGGCCTCGCCGCGTTGGGCGTCCACCGCCAGAAACACCTCGCCACGCTGTCCACTGCGCCAAAGTCCCTCCGCCATGACGTGAAAACTGCTGATTCCCCAAAGCCTGACGGGGCGCACCGCCTGCCATCCCTGGGCGGCCGCAATCGCCATGCGAATGCCGGTATAACTGCCCGGTCCCAGACCAATCGCCAGCCCCTCCACCGCTGCGCGCTCCCAACCGGCTTGTTCCAGGGCTGCCTGAATCAGGGCAAACAGGCGCGTATGCCGCGCATGGGCTTCTGTGACTTCCACCGGCGGGCCGCCGGCTGAGTCCCATGCCGCCACGGAGCGGACCCCTGCCGACAGTTCAAGCGCCAAAATCTTCATGAATAATCCGCCGCTCCTTTTCGCTCTGGAATTGCAGCCATGCCAGCCGGCAGGGACGTGGCAATCCAGCTACTTCAGCCGGCACGAGGGAGCCGCTGCCGGAGGAAACTCCCTGCTGCCAAGAGCATATAACCTCCGGCAGCCAGCGTTCAATCCATTCCACCACCACGATGCCCTGGGGCGCGAGGAGGTATTCCTCCAAGCCTGCCGCCACGATTTCCGGGGGATCATTCAGGCGATACAGATCCAGGTGGAAAAGCGGATACCGTCCCCCGTGGTATTCCACCATCAGCGCAAAACTGGGCGAGTGCACCCGGTCAGGACAACCAAGGCCCTGGGCCAGACCGCGCACAAGCTGGGTTTTGCCGGCACCCAGGTCTCCGGTCAGACCGAGAACCCAGCCGGGCCCCAGCTCCCTGGCCCAGGCTTCTCCCAGGGCCTCCGTTTCCGCGGGACTATGCGAAATGTTCGTAACCATGCAGTTCCAGGGGTTGCACACTCTTGCGGCGCCGGATGCGGATGCCCGGCTCGGCCGTGATCTTGCCAATGCAGGTGAGCTTGAGTTGCGGGAAGGCCGCCTTCCAGGCGTCCACCAGGGCCACGGCTTTCTGCGGAGGCACGGCAAAAAGCAGCTCGAAATCCTCGCCATCGGATAACGCCGCCTCCAGGGGAGGTTTGGCTCCCGGTTGCTCACGAAAGCGCAGCCGGGCGGCGCGGCTGATGGGAATGGCCTCGGCCAACAGCTCCGCCCCCAGGTTGCCGGCCTGGAGTAAATGACGCAAATCGCCCGCCAGCCCGTCACTCAAGTCAATCATGGCACGCGGGGAAAAATGCTCCGCCAGCCAGCGGGCCTCCTTGAGCCGTGGCTCAAAATCCAGGTGTTTGCCGGACAGCGAGCCGCCCAGCTCGCCGGTCACAAAGAGGGCGTCGCCCACCTGTGCGCCCCGCCGGTGCACTACGCGACTGGATTCCACCCGCCCCAGCAGGGCCACTGAAATCCAGATGCCCGAAGTGCTGGTGGTGGTCTCGCCGCCCACAATCGCCACCTGGTGCCTTTCCGCGCAGGCGCGCAATCCTTGATACATGGCCTCGATGCGACTTACCTCGTGCTGGGGAGGCAACCCCAAAGTAATCAGCGCGTGCAGCGGTGTGCCGGCCATGGCGGCGATGTCACTTAAACAACGGGCGAGGGCCTTGTGGCCCACTTTCTCCGAGGGCGTCTCCGGCGTGAAATGCACGTGCTCGACCACGGCATCGGTCTTCAACAGGAAATACTGGCCCGGCACCCCTAAATCAAGCACGGCGCAATCATCGCCCACCCCGGTGATGACGCCGGCCGGCACAGGCAGGCCACGAGTCAGGCAGGCAATGAGTTCAAATTCATTCATGGCACCAGAATCCGCAGCCATTCAAAATACGGGTCCAGATTCCACTGGCATGCCAGCACCAGAAAATTGGCCGCATTAAACAGGGCATGCACCAGAATGGGCGCCCAGAGATTGTCCGTGGCTTCGTACACCGCCACCAGGGCCAGCGCCAGCACAAACAGCGGCGCCATGGTCATCAAGTTGCTGTGATACAAGGCAAACAGCAAGGAAGTGCCGAACAAGGCGGCCCGTGGATACCCCGCCTGCTTCACCGTGGGATAGAGGATGCCGCGAAACAGGGCTTCCTCAACCACGGGAGCCACCAGGATGGTCATGACGGCCAGGCTGGCCAGTTCAAGCCCCGGCGGCTGTTGTTGGATGTATTGGACGGCCAGTTGTGACTCGGGCCGGCCTCCCAGTCGTTCAATCCAAAGCCCTGAAAATTTGCTGAGCATCCAGGTGGCCGGCAGCACCAGCAGGGTGGTGAGGCAACTCAATCCCACCACCCGCAAGGCCGGGCCGTGACGCCACCCGAAGGCCTCGCTCCAGGTCATCCGGTTGACCCGTAAAAATACCGTCAACATCGCCAACAAAGCTCCATGCACGAAGACAAGGTTTCCGGCCAGGGTGAGGAGCCGCTGAAAATTTTGCGTGCTTTCCTGAAACCATGAGTTGATTACCGCCACCACCACGTAGCCCAGGCAAAGGCTGAAAAACATCCCCACCACCAGGTAGGGGACGGTCTCCGGCTGCCAGCGTCGCTCACTCAGCACGCCGCCTTCATAGCGCACCAGCGCCAGTGCGCCAAACAAGTTTTTAACAATGTTCGGGCTTGTCGGACGTGGCCGGGAGCGGCAAGCTTTGCGCCCGTAACTATGACGCAACAGGTGAATCTGGGCATGATTGGGGGTGGGACGGTGGGCAGCGGCGTGTACCATGCCTTGTCCCGCAACCGGGCGTTGATGGAATCCCGCCTGGGCATCCGGCTCAACTGGGTGGGGGTGGCGGTCAAGGAGTTTGACGAGCCGCGGCCCTATCCCATTCCGCGTTCGCTGCTGACCACCGATTGGATGCAAGTCGTCAAAGACCCGCGGGTGAACATCGTCATCGAGCTGGTGGGCGGCACCACCATTGCCAAAACCATGGTGCTGACTGCCTTGAGCCTGGGCAAGCCGGTCATCACGGCCAACAAAGCCCTGCTCAGCGCCCACGGCGAGGAGCTGTTTGCCGCGGCCCAGAAATACGGGGCCAACCTTTACTACGAGGCCAGCGTGTGCGGCGGCATCCCCATCATCAAGGCCCTGCGTGAGGGATTCGTGGGCAACCGCATCACCCATCTCTACGGCATCGTCAATGGCACCTGCAATTACATCCTCACCCGCATGCAGCATGAGGGCGCCGAGTTTGCGCAGGTGCTCCAGGAAGCCCAGCGGCTGGGGTATGCCGAGGCGGACCCTTCCCTGGATATTGATGGGCATGATGCCCGTCACAAGATCGGCATCCTTGCCTCACTGGCACACGGGTTTTGGGTGCGGCCCGACACCATCCACGTGGAGGGCATCCGTCAGGTGACCCAGGCCGACATTCGTTTTGCCGCGCAGTTGGGCTACACCATCAAGCTGCTGGGCATCATCAAAGCCGTGCCGGGCCGGGGCAAGGCCGGCGAAGGCGGGGCGCGAATCCAGGTTGCGGTGCATCCCACCTTGGTGCCGAATCGCCACGTGCTGGCCAGCGTTAATGATGTCTTCAACGCGGTTTTCGTGCGCGGGGATGTGGTGGGCGATACCTTGTTTTATGGGCGCGGCGCTGGCAAGGATGCCACCGCCAGCGCGGTCTTGAGCGACATTGCGGATGCCGCCCTCGAAATCAAACACGGCACGCGCCATCGCATCCCGCCTTTCGTGCCCCATGCCAACGGCAGCGCGGTGGTGCCCATGGAGCAAACCATCAGCCGTTATTACCTGCGGTTGAGCGTGGTGGACCGCCCCGGTGTGCTGGCGCGTATTTCGAGCATCCTGGGCCAGGCCAACATCGGCATCATGTCGGTCATCCAGCCCGAGGCTCGCGAGGGCCAGAGCGTCCCTCTGATTCTTATGATCCACGATGCGCCCAACGCCGCCATGACCAAGGCGCTGGCCCAGATCGCGCGGCTCAAAGTGGTCAAAGCCCCGCCGGTCATGTTCCGCGTGGAAACGTTTGATTGACCCCGCCCCGTTGATGGTGCCCTTGTCCCCCGACTCATTCACCCGCTGCCTGCAGTCCTGGCTGTGGGGGAGGGGACGTTCATCACCGCAGACCTGTCCCCCCGGCGGAATCGTTTCCCTGTGGCTGGCCGAAGCCGGGCAGGCCGCCAAGACACCGAAAACTGGGGGGGGAACGCGTGGATTTCCCAAGCTCGCCCCCCTCTTGGCCGCGCTCGTGGCGTTGATTCCCATCGTGCCCTCGGCCGCTCCTGCCGGCTTCGTCACATCCAACCTAAAGCCGCCCAATCCGCCTCGGGAATTTCGGGGTTTGTGGGTGGCTTCCGTGTCCAATATTGATTGGCCCTCCAAACCGGGGCTGCCTGCGGCCCAGCAGCAGGCCGAGTTGCGGGCGTTGCTGGATCGGGCGGTGCAACTGCGCCTCAACGCGGTCATCTTGCAGGTGCGCCCGGCCTGCGACGCCTTGTACGCCTCCAAACTTGAGCCGTGGAGCGAATACCTGACCGGCCGCATGGGGCAGCCTCCCGCACCGGAGTATGATCCTCTGGCTTTCGCAGTGAGCGAGGCCCATGCGCGGGGACTCGAACTGCACGCTTGGGTCAATCCCTTCCGGGCACGCCATGCTTCCGGCAACTCTCCTGTTTCCCCGCAACACATCAGCCAGGCGCGCCCCGAACTGGTGCGATCATACGGCCGGCAGCTTTGGCTGGACCCGGGGGAGCCGGCGGCCCGCGAACATTCCTTGCGGGTGTTGCTGGATATCGTCCAGCGTTACGACATTGATGGCCTGCACATGGACGATTACTTCTATCCTTATAAGG
Proteins encoded in this region:
- the alr gene encoding alanine racemase, with the protein product MNAPYRCWAEVDFDALRSNLAWLRHRVGPHTRILTVVKADAYGHGLKQIAALLMQSGTDIFGVANLTEARSVRLVGRGWPVLMLGACLPEEIPIAVRDGIMPTLSTLAEARAFSREARRQNKTVEVHLKVDTGMGRLGARPEEAAQLARSIARLPGVRLAGLMTHFSSAEDDAEFTRQQRERFSMVLRAIEAGGVVVPYVHACNSGGVLWEPEAHFNLVRPGLLVYGIIPPGKRRPASVLARHLKPALQWKSRVTLVREVPQGTPLSYGHTYITPRPMRVAVVGCGYGDGYMRAASQRAAMLIRGRLCPVLGRVTMDQTLVDVTPLPQVKAGEEVVLLGRQGNKEITAAQLAGWFGTIPWEVLTNISYRVPRVYRGEQAA
- the tsaB gene encoding tRNA (adenosine(37)-N6)-threonylcarbamoyltransferase complex dimerization subunit type 1 TsaB, which codes for MALELSAGVRSVAAWDSAGGPPVEVTEAHARHTRLFALIQAALEQAGWERAAVEGLAIGLGPGSYTGIRMAIAAAQGWQAVRPVRLWGISSFHVMAEGLWRSGQRGEVFLAVDAQRGEACWAGYRLAETGWQEIHPPQLLPQNAVRGQLAAGAKVWGPDITGWCPGAMEWHPRAKELARLAASAEAVTEAGVLTPIYLREARFAKAPPPRVLKDL
- the tsaE gene encoding tRNA (adenosine(37)-N6)-threonylcarbamoyltransferase complex ATPase subunit type 1 TsaE; translated protein: MVTNISHSPAETEALGEAWARELGPGWVLGLTGDLGAGKTQLVRGLAQGLGCPDRVHSPSFALMVEYHGGRYPLFHLDLYRLNDPPEIVAAGLEEYLLAPQGIVVVEWIERWLPEVICSWQQGVSSGSGSLVPAEVAGLPRPCRLAWLQFQSEKERRIIHEDFGA
- a CDS encoding thiamine-phosphate kinase — its product is MNEFELIACLTRGLPVPAGVITGVGDDCAVLDLGVPGQYFLLKTDAVVEHVHFTPETPSEKVGHKALARCLSDIAAMAGTPLHALITLGLPPQHEVSRIEAMYQGLRACAERHQVAIVGGETTTSTSGIWISVALLGRVESSRVVHRRGAQVGDALFVTGELGGSLSGKHLDFEPRLKEARWLAEHFSPRAMIDLSDGLAGDLRHLLQAGNLGAELLAEAIPISRAARLRFREQPGAKPPLEAALSDGEDFELLFAVPPQKAVALVDAWKAAFPQLKLTCIGKITAEPGIRIRRRKSVQPLELHGYEHFA
- a CDS encoding CPBP family intramembrane metalloprotease — encoded protein: MFGALALVRYEGGVLSERRWQPETVPYLVVGMFFSLCLGYVVVAVINSWFQESTQNFQRLLTLAGNLVFVHGALLAMLTVFLRVNRMTWSEAFGWRHGPALRVVGLSCLTTLLVLPATWMLSKFSGLWIERLGGRPESQLAVQYIQQQPPGLELASLAVMTILVAPVVEEALFRGILYPTVKQAGYPRAALFGTSLLFALYHSNLMTMAPLFVLALALVAVYEATDNLWAPILVHALFNAANFLVLACQWNLDPYFEWLRILVP
- a CDS encoding homoserine dehydrogenase, with translation MTQQVNLGMIGGGTVGSGVYHALSRNRALMESRLGIRLNWVGVAVKEFDEPRPYPIPRSLLTTDWMQVVKDPRVNIVIELVGGTTIAKTMVLTALSLGKPVITANKALLSAHGEELFAAAQKYGANLYYEASVCGGIPIIKALREGFVGNRITHLYGIVNGTCNYILTRMQHEGAEFAQVLQEAQRLGYAEADPSLDIDGHDARHKIGILASLAHGFWVRPDTIHVEGIRQVTQADIRFAAQLGYTIKLLGIIKAVPGRGKAGEGGARIQVAVHPTLVPNRHVLASVNDVFNAVFVRGDVVGDTLFYGRGAGKDATASAVLSDIADAALEIKHGTRHRIPPFVPHANGSAVVPMEQTISRYYLRLSVVDRPGVLARISSILGQANIGIMSVIQPEAREGQSVPLILMIHDAPNAAMTKALAQIARLKVVKAPPVMFRVETFD